The following are from one region of the Geoalkalibacter subterraneus genome:
- a CDS encoding metallophosphoesterase family protein: MIRVLHTADLHLGAPLKQLGASQETRREDFCRTFERLLTLAIKNEVHLFLVAGDLFDHPRPDTGLIGRVQAGFKRLSERGITPVLIPGTHDNVVSADSVYRRHEFPGALVLQDPVVDEPVRITVRGQDVFLYGFAYRSSASEGALVSMQRRCEEGIHIGLLHGSREGSPEWDYRKKDLPFTLPLLKTWDLDYVALGHYHNFDLLSDDKRAWACYPGSPEGKRFGENGPRYSVLANISPRQVEVEKIECQSRVLEDRTLDLSGCSDEQDAADVIAKLADRDLLLRLTLSGMVEAPFDLGRLQGLTTHHFFYLELHDRTRLFDSAFARRIEDENTVRGLFVRRARECMAKATETEGDVVEQAFREVLVRFHAFGGGES, from the coding sequence ATGATACGAGTTCTGCATACCGCTGATCTTCACCTGGGTGCTCCCCTTAAGCAGCTCGGAGCTTCCCAGGAAACGCGCAGAGAAGATTTCTGCCGAACCTTTGAACGCCTACTGACACTGGCAATCAAGAACGAAGTCCACCTGTTCCTGGTCGCCGGCGACCTGTTTGACCATCCCCGCCCGGATACCGGATTGATCGGTCGTGTTCAGGCCGGGTTCAAGCGCCTTTCCGAGCGGGGCATCACGCCGGTGCTTATTCCCGGCACCCACGACAATGTGGTCTCCGCGGACAGCGTCTACCGTCGGCATGAATTCCCCGGTGCGCTTGTGCTGCAGGATCCCGTTGTGGATGAGCCTGTCCGAATCACCGTGCGGGGACAGGATGTCTTCCTCTACGGGTTCGCCTACCGCAGCAGCGCTTCGGAAGGGGCTCTGGTTAGCATGCAGCGACGCTGCGAAGAGGGGATTCACATCGGCCTGCTTCATGGCTCCCGCGAAGGCAGCCCCGAGTGGGATTACCGCAAAAAGGACCTTCCTTTTACCCTGCCGCTGCTTAAAACCTGGGACCTCGATTACGTCGCCCTCGGCCATTACCACAACTTCGACCTGCTCAGCGATGACAAGCGTGCGTGGGCCTGCTACCCAGGCTCTCCGGAAGGCAAGCGTTTCGGTGAGAACGGCCCCCGCTATTCTGTCCTGGCGAATATTTCACCCCGCCAGGTCGAGGTGGAGAAGATCGAATGCCAGAGCAGGGTGCTCGAAGACCGGACCCTGGATCTTTCCGGGTGCTCAGACGAGCAGGACGCGGCGGATGTGATCGCGAAGCTGGCCGACAGGGATCTGCTGCTGCGGCTGACGCTTTCCGGCATGGTCGAGGCTCCTTTCGATCTCGGTCGGCTGCAGGGGTTGACGACCCACCATTTTTTCTATCTTGAACTGCATGACCGCACCCGCCTGTTCGACAGCGCTTTTGCGCGCCGCATAGAAGACGAGAATACCGTCCGCGGCCTTTTCGTCAGGCGCGCGAGGGAGTGCATGGCGAAAGCGACAGAGACTGAAGGCGATGTCGTGGAGCAGGCGTTCCGCGAAGTGCTGGTCCGCTTTCATGCCTTTGGCGGAGGTGAATCATGA
- the vapB gene encoding type II toxin-antitoxin system antitoxin VapB, with protein sequence MKKAKIFQNGQSQAVRLPKEFRFNDKEVYIKKTGHVVHLIPKTDSWDILFDSLKKFSKDFMAERVQPEQDRRENF encoded by the coding sequence ATGAAAAAAGCAAAAATTTTCCAGAATGGCCAAAGCCAGGCGGTTCGGTTACCTAAGGAGTTTCGCTTTAACGACAAAGAGGTTTATATAAAAAAAACCGGACATGTCGTCCACCTCATTCCGAAAACTGATTCATGGGATATCCTCTTTGACAGCCTGAAGAAGTTTTCCAAGGATTTTATGGCGGAGCGGGTCCAGCCTGAGCAAGACAGGCGGGAGAACTTCTGA
- a CDS encoding ATP-binding protein — protein sequence MILRSLELRHFGKFSEKSVDFRRGLNLVIGPNEAGKSTLIEAIPAALFGMRDKERFRPWGKQGSPGVALSLEGRSHTVRIERDLTSDRVVLAERDDLYHNLYRFEGKASPQGRSSEREEYLEQLSRLFGIADEDIFRASLFFGQGSLEVSGQGGMAAKIKTLLSGFVEVDYDKVLQSLQEDYFSLTRENPWGRDKNRDRELEEIRQRQQELQEKWTREQDDVEKLEAMRAEIAELKDGIDAGRSDYEKGERYLSWVRQQHDLEEKAERLRKDLARFEQQHDKVSDLLEKRDNIEKEFAAVGLPRQIPEKLPRLLEESEEVRQELVRVQSETVALRDRLVRMPAPRWKWRAGATAGLLGAVVGGYFYLPEWFPPIATIALVGGVCIWAPFLSNLLRFRSAMSNLKGQGKILEQSRVEAQERLAEIDGQFEAMGIRSSAVERVKMQRNLVRHRELIDTLREVESALGVLDTPDALQEEKQSAEQELAEVEESLEKERPKYGQSLMAREDLPEAEKKLRELGEELQQKEKRLLELTRSEAAMQGALADLEHLQEELEQLREREKTLTFRAQSLKLGFDLLDEAVTEFRQSYLQNFAADIGHYLSKTTAGRYAEARLDDDFNLFIKTRSGQWQPVESFSRGTADAVYFSVRLALTRHLSRGRNLPFLLDDPLVNLDATRLSEAFDTLEKISAEHQVILLSHDERLLKRAARDRWHVVTLDKIKAAQVNESPEKKEELQQLFLL from the coding sequence ATGATTCTGCGCAGCCTTGAACTCCGCCATTTCGGAAAATTCAGCGAGAAAAGTGTCGATTTCCGGCGTGGCCTCAACCTGGTGATCGGCCCCAACGAAGCCGGTAAATCGACCCTCATCGAAGCCATCCCCGCAGCCCTGTTCGGAATGCGCGACAAGGAGCGTTTCCGTCCGTGGGGCAAGCAGGGCTCGCCCGGAGTCGCTCTCTCTCTCGAAGGCCGCAGCCACACGGTGCGGATCGAACGCGACCTGACCAGCGACCGTGTCGTGCTGGCCGAGCGTGACGACCTCTACCACAACCTCTACCGATTCGAAGGGAAGGCCTCGCCACAGGGACGCTCCTCCGAGCGGGAGGAATACCTGGAACAGCTCAGCCGCCTGTTCGGCATCGCCGACGAGGATATCTTCCGCGCCTCGCTCTTTTTCGGGCAGGGCAGTCTCGAAGTCAGCGGGCAGGGCGGCATGGCTGCAAAAATCAAGACCCTGCTGTCGGGATTTGTCGAGGTGGACTACGACAAGGTTCTGCAGTCGCTTCAGGAGGATTACTTCTCCCTCACGCGGGAGAACCCCTGGGGACGCGACAAGAACCGCGACCGCGAACTTGAGGAGATCCGCCAGCGGCAGCAGGAATTGCAGGAGAAGTGGACCCGCGAGCAGGACGACGTGGAAAAGCTCGAAGCAATGCGCGCCGAGATCGCCGAACTTAAAGACGGGATCGATGCAGGGCGCAGCGATTATGAAAAAGGCGAGCGCTACCTTTCCTGGGTGCGGCAGCAGCATGACCTGGAGGAGAAAGCCGAAAGGCTGCGCAAGGACCTTGCCCGCTTCGAGCAGCAGCACGACAAGGTCAGTGACCTGCTGGAAAAGCGCGACAACATCGAAAAGGAATTCGCCGCTGTCGGCCTGCCCCGCCAGATCCCTGAAAAGCTGCCGCGCCTGCTGGAAGAAAGCGAGGAGGTTCGCCAGGAACTGGTCCGGGTTCAGTCGGAGACGGTTGCTCTGCGCGACAGGCTGGTACGCATGCCTGCGCCCAGGTGGAAATGGCGTGCCGGCGCAACTGCAGGCCTGCTGGGGGCTGTTGTAGGCGGTTATTTCTATCTTCCCGAATGGTTTCCGCCCATTGCGACAATTGCCCTGGTTGGCGGAGTCTGCATCTGGGCGCCTTTCCTGTCCAACCTCCTGCGCTTCCGCTCTGCAATGAGCAACCTGAAAGGGCAGGGGAAAATCCTGGAGCAAAGCCGGGTTGAGGCCCAGGAGCGTTTGGCGGAAATCGACGGGCAGTTCGAGGCGATGGGGATAAGGTCATCAGCGGTCGAACGGGTCAAGATGCAGCGCAACCTGGTGCGCCATCGAGAGCTGATCGATACCCTGCGCGAAGTGGAAAGCGCTCTCGGGGTGCTTGATACGCCGGATGCCCTGCAGGAAGAAAAACAGAGCGCCGAGCAGGAACTGGCCGAGGTGGAGGAGAGCCTTGAGAAGGAACGCCCCAAATACGGCCAGTCGCTGATGGCGCGCGAAGATCTGCCGGAAGCCGAAAAGAAACTGCGTGAACTCGGCGAAGAGCTGCAGCAGAAGGAGAAGCGCCTGCTGGAGCTGACCCGCAGCGAAGCCGCCATGCAGGGTGCCCTTGCCGACTTGGAGCATCTTCAGGAAGAACTTGAGCAGTTGCGGGAACGGGAGAAGACGCTGACCTTTCGTGCGCAGTCGTTGAAGCTCGGGTTCGATCTGCTCGATGAGGCCGTGACCGAGTTCCGCCAGTCCTATCTGCAGAATTTTGCCGCCGATATCGGTCATTATCTTTCCAAGACCACGGCGGGCCGTTATGCCGAAGCGCGTCTTGATGACGACTTCAACCTCTTCATCAAAACCCGCTCCGGCCAGTGGCAGCCGGTGGAGTCGTTCAGCCGCGGCACGGCCGACGCGGTCTATTTTTCCGTGCGGCTGGCTCTGACCCGGCATCTGTCGCGCGGGCGCAATCTGCCGTTTCTCCTCGACGATCCGCTGGTCAACCTAGATGCCACACGGCTTTCCGAAGCGTTCGATACCCTGGAAAAGATCAGTGCCGAGCATCAGGTGATCCTGCTCTCTCACGACGAACGGCTGCTCAAGCGTGCAGCCCGGGATCGCTGGCATGTGGTGACGCTGGATAAGATCAAAGCCGCCCAGGTGAATGAATCACCTGAGAAGAAAGAGGAACTGCAGCAGCTGTTTCTGCTGTGA
- a CDS encoding aminotransferase class I/II-fold pyridoxal phosphate-dependent enzyme, which yields MNPLAAELNEMLSQHNANVLESLSDLGKNLFFPKGILTQSAEAKEKAHKFNATIGIATEKNGPMYLPCIHEKLSAFDPKDIFPYAPPAGKPELRQLWRDKMLEENPSLQGKHFSMPVVTNALTHGLSIVADLFMDPGDHVVSPDMMWGNYNLTFATRRGAIVKKFPTFTVAGGFDVDAFKAVLRNSAEEKGKAVVLLNFPNNPSGYTPTVEEGDAIVAAIKEVAEGGCNVVAVTDDAYFGLFYEDSLKESLFGKLANMHPRVLAVKLDGATKEEYVWGFRTGFITFADGHEYENSPVMTALEKKTLGIIRATISNCPHPSQTFVIEALKSSKFKAEKEQKFKVMKGRALKVKEVLDSGKYDKAWEYYPFNSGYFMCLKLKNVDAEKLRVHLLDKYGVGTISIGKTDLRIAFSCIEEKDIAELFDLIYKAVEDLS from the coding sequence ATGAATCCTTTGGCCGCTGAACTCAACGAAATGCTCAGCCAGCACAATGCCAATGTGCTTGAATCACTGTCCGATCTTGGGAAAAACCTGTTTTTCCCCAAGGGAATTTTGACTCAGTCGGCCGAAGCCAAGGAAAAGGCGCACAAGTTCAACGCCACCATCGGGATCGCCACCGAGAAGAACGGTCCCATGTATCTGCCCTGCATCCACGAAAAGCTCTCCGCTTTCGATCCCAAGGATATCTTCCCCTACGCGCCGCCGGCCGGCAAGCCTGAGCTGCGCCAGTTGTGGCGCGACAAGATGCTGGAGGAAAACCCGAGCCTGCAGGGCAAGCATTTCAGCATGCCTGTTGTGACCAATGCCCTGACTCACGGGCTGTCTATCGTAGCCGACCTGTTCATGGATCCAGGCGATCACGTCGTTTCTCCCGACATGATGTGGGGCAACTACAACCTGACCTTTGCCACCCGTCGCGGGGCGATTGTCAAGAAGTTCCCGACCTTCACCGTGGCCGGCGGCTTTGATGTCGATGCCTTCAAAGCCGTTCTGAGAAACAGCGCGGAAGAGAAGGGTAAGGCGGTTGTGCTGCTCAACTTCCCCAACAACCCCAGCGGCTACACCCCGACGGTGGAAGAGGGCGACGCCATTGTGGCCGCCATCAAGGAAGTGGCCGAAGGCGGCTGCAACGTAGTTGCGGTGACCGACGACGCCTATTTCGGGCTGTTCTACGAGGACTCCCTCAAGGAATCGCTGTTCGGCAAGCTGGCCAACATGCACCCGCGGGTGCTGGCGGTGAAACTCGACGGCGCTACCAAGGAAGAGTACGTGTGGGGCTTCCGCACCGGCTTCATCACTTTCGCCGATGGTCACGAGTACGAGAACTCCCCGGTTATGACCGCGCTCGAGAAAAAGACGCTGGGCATCATCCGCGCCACCATCTCCAACTGCCCCCATCCGTCGCAGACCTTCGTCATCGAAGCGCTCAAATCCTCCAAGTTCAAGGCGGAGAAAGAGCAGAAGTTCAAGGTGATGAAAGGGCGCGCTCTGAAAGTCAAAGAGGTGCTCGATTCAGGCAAGTACGACAAGGCCTGGGAATATTATCCCTTCAACTCCGGCTACTTCATGTGCCTGAAGCTCAAGAACGTCGACGCGGAGAAGCTGCGCGTGCATCTGCTCGACAAGTACGGCGTCGGCACCATCTCCATCGGCAAGACCGATCTGCGGATTGCCTTCTCCTGCATCGAGGAGAAAGACATCGCCGAGCTGTTCGACCTGATCTACAAGGCCGTCGAGGATCTGTCCTGA
- a CDS encoding SAM-dependent methyltransferase, whose product MMVNKVYFIGAGPGDPEMLTLAGARALSHCGVVFAATPYEQTFAEHLAGKQVLVPFDYYFDELLERIDGFLNESDVAFLIPGDLTFYSPFQGLVDALGERCEVIPGVGTANAASARLKRTLDLPGVCKSAVIVSPRTLGDRPGDPTLADFARPGTTLLIYMNNMPLSDLVAELRGGYGSDVGIALIHRLGLPGEEIVEGLLSDIEGKVGERDFFNLSAKTKRPALTLVIVGESLIAHEDGTWWDHRREHIWRYRDNE is encoded by the coding sequence ATGATGGTGAATAAAGTTTATTTTATCGGCGCCGGACCCGGCGACCCCGAAATGCTGACCCTTGCAGGTGCCCGTGCTCTCTCGCACTGCGGGGTGGTGTTTGCCGCCACCCCTTATGAGCAAACCTTTGCGGAGCATCTGGCAGGCAAACAGGTTCTGGTGCCGTTCGATTATTATTTCGACGAACTTCTGGAGCGCATTGACGGTTTCCTCAACGAAAGCGACGTCGCTTTTCTCATCCCGGGCGATCTGACTTTCTATTCCCCTTTCCAGGGGCTGGTCGATGCACTGGGAGAGCGCTGCGAGGTCATTCCAGGGGTCGGAACAGCCAATGCGGCCTCAGCGCGTCTGAAGAGAACCCTCGATCTGCCCGGGGTCTGCAAGAGCGCCGTCATCGTTTCGCCCCGCACGCTGGGGGATCGTCCCGGAGATCCCACCCTGGCCGATTTCGCCCGTCCCGGCACGACCCTGCTGATCTACATGAACAATATGCCGCTGTCCGATCTCGTTGCGGAGCTGCGCGGAGGATATGGCAGCGACGTGGGCATCGCCCTGATCCACCGCCTCGGACTGCCGGGTGAGGAGATCGTAGAGGGATTACTGAGCGACATCGAAGGCAAGGTGGGGGAGCGCGATTTTTTCAATCTCAGCGCAAAGACCAAACGGCCGGCTTTGACCCTGGTGATTGTCGGGGAGTCGCTGATTGCCCATGAAGACGGCACCTGGTGGGATCACCGGCGTGAACACATCTGGCGTTACCGCGACAACGAATAA
- a CDS encoding peptidase U32 family protein encodes MAMKVISPIDNAAEADALLRAGADELYGGFVPAEWKEKFGQLASINQRTFAGAQIERFEDLSEIVARAHDRRCTFSLTLNAPFYDDDMLPMLLEHVALVERLGIDGIILADLGLLRALRPLYPHMEFHASTLAHLSNSEAVRFYARQGIDRVVLPRHLPTAEISQIVEAVPDVVFDAFMLVGKCPNTEGLCTFHHGAPDKIWPCEIPYSLTPLQPPASPELIAAMERQASWSRTDRRHGCGLCALPALERAGISGVKLVGRGAPPALKANNIRLVRRFMDDFQAMTDESEFRRLAREAHEKHFGAACSTNVCYYPEFYEAE; translated from the coding sequence ATGGCGATGAAAGTCATCTCCCCTATCGACAATGCCGCAGAAGCGGATGCCCTTTTACGGGCCGGCGCCGACGAACTCTACGGCGGTTTCGTGCCAGCCGAGTGGAAGGAGAAATTCGGACAACTGGCATCGATCAATCAACGCACTTTTGCCGGTGCGCAGATCGAGCGCTTTGAAGATCTTTCAGAAATTGTCGCCAGAGCCCATGACCGAAGGTGCACCTTCAGCCTGACGCTCAATGCCCCTTTCTATGATGACGACATGCTGCCGATGCTGCTCGAGCATGTCGCCCTGGTCGAAAGGCTCGGCATCGATGGCATCATTCTGGCTGATCTCGGCCTGCTGCGCGCACTCAGGCCCCTTTATCCCCACATGGAATTTCATGCAAGCACCCTTGCGCACCTCAGCAATTCAGAAGCCGTCAGGTTTTACGCTCGCCAGGGGATTGACCGGGTGGTGCTGCCGCGCCATCTGCCGACTGCCGAAATCAGCCAGATTGTGGAAGCCGTGCCCGATGTTGTTTTCGATGCATTCATGCTGGTCGGGAAATGCCCCAACACCGAGGGGCTGTGCACTTTTCATCACGGCGCGCCGGACAAGATCTGGCCCTGCGAGATTCCGTATTCACTCACCCCTCTTCAGCCGCCCGCATCGCCGGAATTGATCGCGGCAATGGAGCGGCAGGCTTCCTGGTCACGCACCGACCGCCGCCACGGGTGCGGACTGTGTGCGCTCCCAGCCCTGGAGCGTGCCGGAATCTCCGGTGTTAAACTGGTGGGGCGTGGGGCTCCGCCCGCCCTCAAAGCGAACAATATCCGCCTGGTGAGAAGATTCATGGACGACTTTCAGGCCATGACGGATGAGAGTGAATTCCGACGTCTGGCACGCGAGGCTCACGAGAAACATTTCGGAGCCGCCTGTTCAACCAATGTTTGTTACTACCCCGAATTTTACGAGGCCGAATAA
- the vapC gene encoding type II toxin-antitoxin system tRNA(fMet)-specific endonuclease VapC, which yields MMLMLDTNICIYIIKQRPPEVLKRFLEYQVGDIAISTITLAELRYGVAKSHYPDKNTQALDDFILPLEILPFDEEATRSYGEIRASLEKAGTPIGSMDLLIAAHAVSQGVTLVTNNSREFERVPGLKAVNWAV from the coding sequence CTGATGTTGATGCTGGATACCAATATTTGCATTTACATCATCAAGCAGAGGCCGCCGGAAGTGCTCAAGCGATTCCTTGAGTATCAGGTCGGTGACATTGCCATCTCTACGATCACGCTGGCTGAATTGCGCTATGGCGTTGCTAAAAGTCACTATCCAGACAAGAATACCCAAGCTCTCGATGATTTCATTCTTCCCTTGGAGATCCTTCCTTTCGATGAAGAAGCGACACGATCCTATGGCGAAATCCGAGCCTCGCTGGAAAAAGCGGGGACGCCGATCGGATCCATGGACCTGCTGATTGCCGCCCATGCCGTTTCGCAGGGCGTGACTTTAGTGACAAACAACTCCAGGGAATTCGAGCGGGTTCCTGGACTGAAAGCTGTCAACTGGGCCGTTTAA
- a CDS encoding HD-GYP domain-containing protein: MNYLVQNPHPKHILHHLALKQDENDEAETFRPIDLHCLHPELTAPCDLYLKIRLTSRYTLFARKGLAFSPRDRQNMLDSGVEELYIREEDSEIFYHYLKDALSMVVRDPNCPSETKAHFVHSACRDIMSKVYTDPRASFITQAHEMLEPAVDLIVHDDRATRCLVQLTAHDVSTYTHCTNVGIFSIALTKILYGDSADHDLHKLSAGFFLHDLGKCKVPLKILNKPGKLDQQEWEVMQTHPQLGYELLEQTGHMTDEARIIILEHHEKDDGTGYPNGRGARDIHPYARICRLADVYEALTSDRPYHTRKSTFDALKLMKNHILADIDQQLFTHFLKLFRF, from the coding sequence ATGAATTATCTCGTCCAAAATCCTCATCCGAAACATATCCTTCATCATCTTGCACTGAAACAGGATGAGAATGATGAGGCGGAAACATTTCGCCCTATAGACCTGCATTGTCTGCACCCGGAACTCACCGCGCCCTGCGACCTCTATCTCAAGATCCGCCTGACGTCGCGCTACACGCTTTTTGCCCGCAAGGGACTGGCGTTTTCACCCCGGGACCGCCAGAATATGCTCGATAGCGGCGTTGAAGAGCTCTATATCCGGGAAGAAGATTCCGAAATCTTTTATCACTACCTCAAAGATGCGCTGTCGATGGTGGTGCGTGACCCGAACTGCCCGTCGGAAACCAAAGCCCATTTTGTACATTCGGCATGTCGCGATATCATGTCCAAGGTGTACACTGACCCCCGCGCCAGCTTTATCACCCAGGCCCATGAGATGCTTGAGCCGGCAGTCGACCTGATCGTACACGACGACCGTGCGACTCGCTGCCTGGTTCAATTGACGGCACATGACGTGAGCACCTACACCCATTGCACCAATGTCGGCATCTTCAGCATTGCCCTGACAAAGATCTTGTATGGCGATAGCGCCGATCACGACCTGCACAAATTATCAGCGGGATTTTTTCTTCACGATCTGGGGAAATGTAAAGTTCCGTTGAAGATCCTCAACAAACCGGGAAAGCTCGACCAGCAGGAATGGGAAGTGATGCAGACACACCCCCAGCTGGGGTATGAGCTGCTTGAGCAGACCGGACACATGACCGACGAGGCACGTATCATCATCCTGGAGCATCATGAAAAAGATGACGGCACCGGCTATCCCAATGGGCGGGGAGCCAGGGACATCCACCCCTATGCCCGAATCTGCCGCCTGGCCGATGTGTATGAAGCCCTGACTTCAGACCGTCCCTACCATACCCGCAAAAGCACTTTCGATGCCTTGAAGTTGATGAAAAATCACATCCTGGCCGATATCGACCAGCAGCTTTTCACCCATTTCCTCAAACTTTTCAGATTCTGA
- a CDS encoding TlyA family RNA methyltransferase — protein sequence MSQKQRLDKLLVERGLISSRQRAQGLILAGQVLVNDRVVDKVGAGVALEAEVRIKGEPLPYVSRGGLKLAAALDTFAIDVKDRIAIDVGASTGGFTDCLLQRGATKVYAVDVGYGQLAWSLRQDSRVVNLERTNIRELSADALAEKPDLAVIDASFISLEKVLPPTLALLAPEARLVALIKPQFEVGKGQVGKGGVVRDPNRHEAVIEKISQFAHSLGCAVKGVCPSPILGPKGNREFLIYLQVGAAPNDAVSCEMGEMPNPVESD from the coding sequence ATGTCACAAAAACAAAGACTTGACAAGCTCCTTGTGGAGCGCGGACTGATTTCTTCACGACAAAGGGCGCAGGGCCTGATCCTGGCAGGACAGGTTCTGGTCAATGACCGTGTCGTGGACAAGGTCGGAGCCGGGGTTGCCTTGGAGGCCGAAGTGCGGATCAAGGGCGAGCCTCTGCCCTACGTGTCCCGTGGCGGGCTTAAACTTGCTGCAGCACTCGATACTTTCGCCATCGATGTAAAAGACCGCATTGCCATCGATGTTGGAGCCTCGACCGGAGGATTTACCGATTGCCTGCTGCAGCGCGGCGCCACGAAAGTTTATGCCGTCGATGTCGGTTATGGACAGCTTGCCTGGAGCCTGCGGCAGGACTCCCGGGTGGTCAACCTCGAACGCACCAATATTCGCGAGCTTTCTGCCGATGCGCTTGCCGAGAAACCTGATTTGGCGGTTATCGACGCGTCGTTTATTTCGCTGGAAAAAGTGCTGCCGCCCACCCTGGCGCTGCTGGCGCCTGAGGCACGTCTGGTGGCGCTGATCAAACCCCAGTTCGAAGTCGGAAAAGGGCAGGTGGGCAAGGGAGGCGTTGTGCGCGATCCCAACCGGCACGAGGCTGTGATCGAAAAGATCAGCCAGTTTGCCCATTCCCTGGGGTGTGCTGTGAAAGGTGTCTGCCCAAGTCCGATCCTGGGGCCCAAGGGCAACCGTGAATTTCTCATTTATCTGCAGGTGGGCGCTGCGCCGAATGACGCTGTCTCCTGTGAGATGGGCGAAATGCCGAATCCTGTCGAGAGTGATTGA
- a CDS encoding histidine triad nucleotide-binding protein: MSEDCLFCKIAAGEIQAKEVYRDDQVVAFEDINPQAPFHFLIVPLKHIRTTLDLTTADDDLIGHIYQVAGKIAHDLDFSEDGFRVVNNCNEGAGQSVWHLHFHLLGGRDLTWPPG; the protein is encoded by the coding sequence ATGAGTGAAGATTGCCTTTTCTGTAAAATCGCCGCCGGAGAGATCCAGGCCAAAGAGGTCTACCGTGACGATCAGGTGGTTGCCTTCGAGGACATCAATCCCCAGGCGCCTTTTCATTTCCTGATCGTCCCCCTCAAACACATCCGCACCACCCTCGACCTGACCACCGCCGACGACGACTTGATCGGCCATATCTACCAGGTGGCCGGCAAAATCGCCCACGATCTGGACTTTTCCGAAGACGGGTTCCGGGTGGTCAACAACTGCAATGAAGGCGCCGGTCAGTCGGTGTGGCACCTCCATTTTCATCTGCTCGGCGGACGCGATCTGACCTGGCCTCCGGGTTGA
- a CDS encoding CCA tRNA nucleotidyltransferase → MECFLVGGAVRDLLLEKSPCDFDLITPGDPTDLAQDWAKHCGGRWFWLDESRRQSRVVLRREDRQWFFDFAPYRAASLEADLSERDFTINAMAVALAPSSEDHESIYDPCHGREDLAKGILRTCSAESFQQDPLRVVRAARFASCLGLTMDAASADLAAESAPKLQAIAPERIKTELFTLVSCENPVTGLRILGRVGAIEVIFQANIDSVQCEQALARVEHLDRHLVEHSALAKQSLSEAVESGLTRQGLLRLAALLQKLISADQVPHLARSLAFSIATGIRLQSLLRLNAEQFGNDLLTRVAGTPRALALWASTLGRDARDALLWMHFRCSDHADIRHRLEEVWHAWDHLAEDNRILPLLDGHQVSEMLPEGKGREVGELLDALKQAEIEGRIENAEDARNFLKLQVQKEIDKD, encoded by the coding sequence TTGGAATGTTTTCTGGTCGGCGGGGCGGTGCGCGATCTGCTGCTCGAAAAGTCTCCCTGCGATTTCGATCTCATCACTCCCGGGGACCCGACCGACCTGGCGCAAGACTGGGCCAAGCATTGCGGAGGGCGCTGGTTCTGGCTCGATGAATCGCGCAGACAGAGCCGGGTGGTTCTGCGCCGCGAAGACCGCCAGTGGTTTTTCGATTTCGCCCCCTATCGCGCGGCCAGCCTGGAGGCGGATCTGTCTGAGCGTGACTTCACCATCAACGCCATGGCAGTCGCGCTTGCTCCTTCCTCTGAAGATCATGAATCCATCTATGATCCTTGTCATGGCCGCGAAGACCTTGCAAAGGGAATTCTTCGTACCTGTTCCGCTGAATCCTTTCAACAGGATCCCTTGCGGGTGGTGCGCGCCGCGCGTTTTGCCTCCTGTCTAGGTTTGACGATGGATGCGGCTTCCGCAGATCTCGCCGCCGAATCTGCCCCAAAGCTACAAGCGATCGCACCGGAAAGAATCAAGACCGAACTTTTCACGCTTGTTTCATGCGAAAACCCCGTCACTGGGCTGCGCATTCTTGGCCGGGTCGGCGCGATAGAGGTCATTTTTCAGGCAAACATTGACAGCGTTCAGTGTGAGCAGGCGCTGGCCCGGGTTGAACATCTGGACCGCCATCTGGTTGAGCATAGCGCTTTGGCGAAGCAATCCCTGAGTGAAGCGGTTGAATCGGGTCTGACGCGCCAGGGGTTGCTGCGGCTTGCTGCGCTGCTCCAGAAATTGATCTCTGCGGATCAGGTCCCGCATCTCGCACGATCCCTGGCGTTCTCCATCGCCACCGGCATCCGTCTGCAGTCACTGCTGCGGTTGAATGCCGAGCAGTTCGGGAATGATCTGCTGACCAGAGTGGCCGGCACACCTCGTGCCTTGGCTCTCTGGGCATCTACGCTAGGCCGGGATGCGCGAGACGCGCTGTTGTGGATGCATTTTCGATGCAGCGATCATGCAGATATCCGGCATCGCCTTGAAGAGGTCTGGCACGCCTGGGACCATCTGGCAGAAGACAATCGAATTCTCCCGTTGCTTGACGGTCACCAGGTGAGCGAGATGCTGCCCGAAGGGAAGGGCAGAGAGGTGGGCGAGCTGCTTGACGCCCTTAAACAGGCCGAGATCGAAGGCCGAATCGAAAACGCTGAAGATGCGCGAAATTTCTTGAAATTGCAGGTTCAAAAAGAGATTGACAAAGACTAG